In the Juglans microcarpa x Juglans regia isolate MS1-56 chromosome 6D, Jm3101_v1.0, whole genome shotgun sequence genome, one interval contains:
- the LOC121236196 gene encoding transcription factor bHLH137-like isoform X1, whose product MAAFSYQHQPFLLDSIFLPNTPIKMSSLVEEENININYLSQFYPPEPTQEIPVDDISVRESNCVDHSSKGAFSDNEPSLAKKQSTESSTVVDKLDSGEQVTQKVTPMEKKRKNRNGVSLTTAQSKDPTEGKTKKQKKWNGALKEEAKKPKAGKKDQKKVSEEPPTGYIHVRARRGQATDSHSLAERVRREKISERMKILQRLVPGCDKVTGKALMLDEIINYVQSLQNQVEFLSMKLASVNPMFYDYGMDLDGLIVRPERLTSMQQQITMASPLPSVTQCSLTQPTGFGQTPTTSAFTTANNYPITNNSASLLLQPGQRPNAFPQDIAGMFCEAEDHRQKFLNPSGLSNNLCFLH is encoded by the exons ATGGCAGCCTTTTCATACCAACACCAACCTTTTCTTCTTGACTCAATTTTCTTGCCAAACACCCCTATTAAGATGTCTAGCCTtgtggaagaagaaaatatcaacaTCAACTATTTGTCTCAATTTTACCCACCAGAACCTACCCAAGAGATTCCTGTTGATGATATTAGTGTTCGTGAAAGTAACTGTGTTGACCACAGCTCAAAGGGTGCTTTTAGTGATAATGAGCCTTCTCTGGCCAAAAAGCAGAGTACAGAGTCATCAACAGTGGTGGATAAGCTTGATAGTGGGGAGCAGGTTACGCAGAAAGTGACTCCCAtggagaagaaaaggaagaacaGAAATGGGGTTTCCTTGACTACTGCTCAATCAAAG GATCCGACAGAAGGGAAGactaagaaacaaaagaaatggaATGGTGCCCTGAAAGAAGAAGCAAAGAAGCCTAAAGCTGGAAAGAAAGATCAGAAGAAAGTTTCTGAAGAGCCTCCAACAGGTTACATCCACGTAAGGGCAAGAAGGGGTCAGGCAACAGATAGCCATAGCCTTGCAGAAAGG gtaagaagagagaaaataagcGAGAGGATGAAGATATTACAACGACTGGTTCCTGGCTGTGATAAG GTAACTGGAAAGGCCCTCATGTTGGATGAGATAATCAATTATGTTCAGTCCCTACAAAATCAAGTAGAG ttCCTTTCAATGAAGCTTGCTTCGGTGAACCCCATGTTCTATGATTATGGAATGGACCTAGATGGACTCATCGTCAGGCCCGag AGATTGACAAGCATGCAACAGCAAATAACTATGGCATCCCCACTGCCATCTGTGACACAATGCAGCCTTACCCAGCCCACAGGTTTTGGTCAAACACCCACGACCTCCGCCTTTACAACAGCAAATAACTATCCTATCACGAACAATTCTGCCTCACTTTTACTCCAACCAGGACAAAGGCCGAACGCATTCCCCCag GATATTGCTGGTATGTTTTGTGAGGCGGAAGACCACAGACAAAAGTTTCTTAATCCATCTGGGTTGAGCAACAACTTGTGTTTCTTAcattaa
- the LOC121236196 gene encoding transcription factor bHLH137-like isoform X2: MAAFSYQHQPFLLDSIFLPNTPIKMSSLVEEENININYLSQFYPPEPTQEIPVDDISVRESNCVDHSSKGAFSDNEPSLAKKQSTESSTVVDKLDSGEQVTQKVTPMEKKRKNRNGVSLTTAQSKDPTEGKTKKQKKWNGALKEEAKKPKAGKKDQKKVSEEPPTGYIHVRARRGQATDSHSLAERVRREKISERMKILQRLVPGCDKFLSMKLASVNPMFYDYGMDLDGLIVRPERLTSMQQQITMASPLPSVTQCSLTQPTGFGQTPTTSAFTTANNYPITNNSASLLLQPGQRPNAFPQDIAGMFCEAEDHRQKFLNPSGLSNNLCFLH; the protein is encoded by the exons ATGGCAGCCTTTTCATACCAACACCAACCTTTTCTTCTTGACTCAATTTTCTTGCCAAACACCCCTATTAAGATGTCTAGCCTtgtggaagaagaaaatatcaacaTCAACTATTTGTCTCAATTTTACCCACCAGAACCTACCCAAGAGATTCCTGTTGATGATATTAGTGTTCGTGAAAGTAACTGTGTTGACCACAGCTCAAAGGGTGCTTTTAGTGATAATGAGCCTTCTCTGGCCAAAAAGCAGAGTACAGAGTCATCAACAGTGGTGGATAAGCTTGATAGTGGGGAGCAGGTTACGCAGAAAGTGACTCCCAtggagaagaaaaggaagaacaGAAATGGGGTTTCCTTGACTACTGCTCAATCAAAG GATCCGACAGAAGGGAAGactaagaaacaaaagaaatggaATGGTGCCCTGAAAGAAGAAGCAAAGAAGCCTAAAGCTGGAAAGAAAGATCAGAAGAAAGTTTCTGAAGAGCCTCCAACAGGTTACATCCACGTAAGGGCAAGAAGGGGTCAGGCAACAGATAGCCATAGCCTTGCAGAAAGG gtaagaagagagaaaataagcGAGAGGATGAAGATATTACAACGACTGGTTCCTGGCTGTGATAAG ttCCTTTCAATGAAGCTTGCTTCGGTGAACCCCATGTTCTATGATTATGGAATGGACCTAGATGGACTCATCGTCAGGCCCGag AGATTGACAAGCATGCAACAGCAAATAACTATGGCATCCCCACTGCCATCTGTGACACAATGCAGCCTTACCCAGCCCACAGGTTTTGGTCAAACACCCACGACCTCCGCCTTTACAACAGCAAATAACTATCCTATCACGAACAATTCTGCCTCACTTTTACTCCAACCAGGACAAAGGCCGAACGCATTCCCCCag GATATTGCTGGTATGTTTTGTGAGGCGGAAGACCACAGACAAAAGTTTCTTAATCCATCTGGGTTGAGCAACAACTTGTGTTTCTTAcattaa